A window from uncultured Desulfobacter sp. encodes these proteins:
- the istB gene encoding IS21-like element helper ATPase IstB codes for MSMTITEIEKQLKVLRLSGMLATLESRALQANQSNAGLVEALSWLIQDELDHRSSSLRQRRFKASGLDEMKTLTEFDWGFNPKLPKKEVYELVTAKFIQNGEDALLIGAPGTGKSHIAKTIAHASVQLFQKTVYREAHVFFEDMFEAEQIQNRKKVFKLFTQADLLVIDDLFLRKKMPKDAADYLLDVIINRYARRKSTVITSNRPIEDWGLLLKDNAASSAILDRLLHHGHLLKFEGKSYRLKEAANRLSQLRENREG; via the coding sequence ATGAGTATGACAATCACAGAAATCGAAAAACAATTAAAGGTTCTCAGGTTAAGCGGTATGCTGGCAACACTCGAAAGCCGGGCCTTGCAGGCCAATCAATCTAATGCCGGCCTGGTTGAGGCATTGTCCTGGCTGATTCAGGATGAACTGGACCATCGTTCATCCAGTCTAAGGCAACGCAGGTTTAAGGCTTCCGGACTTGATGAGATGAAAACATTGACGGAATTTGACTGGGGATTTAATCCCAAACTCCCCAAAAAGGAGGTTTATGAACTGGTGACCGCCAAGTTCATACAAAATGGCGAAGATGCCCTGCTGATAGGTGCCCCGGGAACCGGCAAGAGCCATATTGCCAAAACCATTGCCCATGCGTCTGTCCAATTGTTCCAGAAAACGGTTTACCGGGAAGCCCATGTTTTTTTTGAAGACATGTTTGAGGCTGAGCAAATTCAAAATAGAAAAAAGGTCTTCAAACTGTTTACACAGGCGGATCTTTTGGTTATTGATGATTTGTTTCTCCGGAAAAAAATGCCTAAAGACGCAGCTGACTACCTGCTGGATGTCATCATTAACCGGTATGCCAGAAGGAAAAGCACCGTGATCACTTCCAATCGCCCCATTGAAGACTGGGGCCTGCTTCTCAAAGACAATGCCGCATCATCGGCCATACTGGACCGGTTGCTTCACCATGGTCATCTGTTGAAATTTGAGGGGAAGAGTTACCGACTCAAGGAGGCTGCCAACCGGCTCTCTCAGCTGCGCGAAAATAGGGAGGGATGA